The following are from one region of the Streptomyces rubrogriseus genome:
- a CDS encoding NAD(P)/FAD-dependent oxidoreductase, which translates to MTSKSRVVVIGAGLAGVTLARRLGELGTPALTLGDEEHRPYNRVLLAEVLAGRYGPEVIALPAPAGLLRGRVTGIDRAGRTVRCADGSVIAYDTLVLATGSNAVLPPLRGLFTPDHELPEGVHAFRTMDDCLGLSKAVRPGVRAVVIGGGLLGVSAARALAVRGAQVVLAQQSERLMERQLDPAASALVRRHLEGLGVEVHTECRVRDVRSVGGAVRSVEMGDGYALGADLVVLACGVRPRAGLAREAGLAVGKGVLVDDELRTSDPHIRAIGDCAQHADRVYGLAAPALEQAGALAELLAGDGTARYTGTRSLTRLTLTGSGGSFDPLDLAAFGETDPRPGDDVVQLADATRGTYRKVVVRDDRLVGGVLVGELGTVGALARAWEGAEPLPSDGGPLLHLLTQDGGS; encoded by the coding sequence ATGACCTCGAAATCGCGTGTGGTGGTGATCGGCGCCGGACTCGCGGGCGTGACGCTCGCCCGGCGGCTCGGTGAGCTGGGCACGCCCGCGCTGACGCTCGGCGACGAGGAGCACCGCCCGTACAACCGGGTGCTGCTCGCCGAGGTGCTGGCCGGACGGTACGGCCCCGAGGTGATCGCCCTGCCCGCGCCCGCCGGGCTGCTGCGCGGCCGGGTCACCGGCATCGACCGGGCCGGGCGGACCGTGCGCTGCGCCGACGGGTCGGTGATCGCGTACGACACGCTGGTCCTGGCCACCGGCTCCAACGCGGTGCTACCGCCCCTGCGCGGCCTGTTCACCCCGGACCACGAGCTGCCCGAGGGCGTGCACGCGTTCCGGACGATGGACGACTGCCTCGGGTTGTCGAAGGCGGTACGGCCGGGGGTGCGGGCCGTCGTGATCGGCGGCGGGCTGCTCGGGGTGTCCGCCGCCCGTGCGCTGGCCGTGCGCGGCGCCCAGGTCGTCCTCGCCCAGCAGTCCGAGCGGCTGATGGAGCGGCAGCTCGACCCGGCGGCCTCCGCGCTGGTCCGGCGGCACCTGGAGGGCCTCGGCGTGGAGGTGCACACCGAGTGCCGGGTACGGGACGTGCGCAGCGTCGGCGGGGCGGTGCGGTCGGTGGAGATGGGCGACGGGTACGCCCTCGGCGCCGACCTGGTGGTGCTCGCCTGCGGGGTCCGGCCGCGGGCCGGGCTGGCGCGGGAGGCGGGACTGGCGGTCGGCAAGGGCGTCCTCGTCGACGACGAGCTGCGCACCTCCGACCCGCACATCCGCGCGATCGGCGACTGCGCCCAGCACGCGGACCGCGTCTACGGCCTGGCCGCGCCCGCCCTCGAACAGGCCGGCGCCCTCGCCGAGCTGCTCGCCGGGGACGGCACCGCCCGCTACACCGGCACCCGCTCGCTGACCCGGCTCACCCTCACCGGGTCCGGCGGCTCCTTCGACCCCCTCGACCTCGCCGCGTTCGGCGAGACCGACCCCCGCCCCGGCGACGACGTCGTGCAGCTCGCCGACGCCACCCGGGGCACCTACCGCAAGGTCGTCGTCCGCGACGACCGGCTGGTGGGCGGGGTCCTGGTCGGCGAACTCGGCACCGTCGGCGCGCTGGCGCGCGCCTGGGAGGGAGCAGAGCCGCTCCCCTCCGACGGCGGCCCCCTGCTCCACCTGCTCACCCAAGACGGAGGCTC
- a CDS encoding sulfite exporter TauE/SafE family protein, which yields MPDISLTTVVLLCLAALAAGWIDAVVGGGGLLLLPVLLLGLPSGTPAAHALGTNKAVAIVGTTGAAVTYARKAPVDVRTAVRIGLAALAGSSGGAFFAAGMSTEVLKPVIMVVLLAVAAFVIFRPAFGTAPATGPATRRQILAAIGLAGLGIGFYDGLVGPGTGTFLVLALTALLHLDLVTASATAKIVNCCTNAGALATFAWQGAVLWQLAVLMAAFNLAGGMFGAHTALKRGSGFVRVVLLTVVFALVANLAYEQWVA from the coding sequence ATGCCCGACATATCGCTGACCACGGTCGTCCTGCTCTGCCTCGCCGCACTCGCGGCCGGCTGGATCGACGCCGTGGTCGGCGGCGGCGGCCTCCTGCTGCTGCCCGTGCTCCTGCTCGGCCTGCCCTCCGGCACCCCGGCCGCGCACGCGCTCGGCACCAACAAGGCGGTCGCCATCGTCGGCACCACCGGCGCGGCGGTGACGTACGCCCGCAAGGCACCGGTGGACGTGCGCACCGCCGTACGCATCGGCCTGGCGGCGCTGGCCGGGTCCTCGGGCGGCGCCTTCTTCGCCGCCGGGATGAGCACCGAGGTCCTGAAACCGGTGATCATGGTGGTGCTGCTCGCGGTCGCCGCCTTCGTGATCTTCCGCCCCGCCTTCGGCACCGCGCCCGCCACCGGCCCGGCCACCCGCCGCCAGATCCTCGCCGCGATCGGTCTCGCGGGCCTCGGCATCGGCTTCTACGACGGCCTCGTCGGCCCCGGCACCGGAACCTTCCTGGTCCTGGCCCTCACCGCCCTGCTCCACCTGGACCTGGTGACCGCCTCGGCCACCGCCAAGATCGTCAACTGCTGCACCAACGCGGGCGCCCTCGCCACCTTCGCCTGGCAGGGCGCGGTGCTGTGGCAGCTGGCCGTCCTGATGGCCGCCTTCAACCTGGCCGGCGGCATGTTCGGCGCCCACACCGCCCTCAAGAGGGGCAGCGGCTTCGTCCGCGTCGTCCTGCTGACGGTGGTCTTCGCGCTGGTGGCGAACCTGGCGTACGAACAGTGGGTGGCCTAG
- a CDS encoding NAD(P)-dependent oxidoreductase, with translation MTDKTPAARIPLTVLGTGAMGTALARAWLAAGHPVTVWNRTAARTGTLAAEGAAVAASAAEAVAASRLVIVCLLDDASVGAALDGADLTGRDLVNLTTGTPAEGRARAAWATARGARFLDGGIMAVPPMIGSPDSGGYVFYSGSPELFEEHRDTLAVPAGTRYVGEDAGFAALHDVALLSAMSGMFAGIMHAFALIAPEDIAPKDFAPLLVSWLGAMTGSARQAADQIESGDYGKGVVSNLAMQVAGNATLLRTAEEQGVSPELLTPYTALTERWLAEGHGTEDTTGAMELLNLRRAAADRP, from the coding sequence ATGACTGACAAGACACCCGCCGCCCGTATTCCGCTCACCGTCCTCGGCACCGGCGCCATGGGCACCGCCCTGGCCCGCGCCTGGCTCGCCGCGGGCCACCCCGTGACCGTCTGGAACCGCACCGCCGCCCGCACCGGGACCCTCGCCGCCGAGGGGGCGGCCGTAGCCGCGAGCGCCGCCGAGGCGGTGGCCGCGAGCCGCCTGGTGATCGTCTGCCTGCTCGACGACGCCTCGGTCGGCGCGGCCCTGGACGGGGCCGACCTGACCGGCCGGGACCTGGTGAACCTCACCACCGGGACGCCCGCCGAGGGCCGCGCCCGCGCCGCGTGGGCGACGGCGCGCGGAGCCCGCTTCCTGGACGGCGGGATCATGGCCGTACCGCCGATGATCGGCTCCCCGGACTCCGGCGGGTACGTCTTCTACAGCGGCTCCCCCGAGCTGTTCGAGGAGCACCGGGACACCCTCGCCGTCCCGGCCGGCACCCGTTACGTGGGCGAGGACGCGGGCTTCGCGGCGCTGCACGACGTGGCGCTGCTGAGCGCGATGAGCGGCATGTTCGCGGGCATCATGCACGCCTTCGCGCTGATCGCCCCGGAGGACATCGCCCCGAAGGACTTCGCACCGCTGCTGGTGTCCTGGCTCGGCGCGATGACCGGCTCCGCCCGTCAGGCGGCCGACCAGATCGAGAGCGGCGACTACGGCAAGGGCGTCGTCTCCAACCTCGCGATGCAGGTGGCGGGCAACGCGACGCTGCTGCGCACGGCCGAGGAGCAGGGCGTGAGCCCGGAGCTGCTGACGCCGTACACGGCGCTGACGGAGCGGTGGCTCGCCGAGGGGCACGGGACCGAGGACACGACGGGAGCGATGGAACTCCTGAACCTGCGCCGGGCCGCGGCGGACCGTCCCTAG
- a CDS encoding winged helix-turn-helix transcriptional regulator, producing MGTARRPGAYHCGVDAAMDVIGGKWKVLILWALGEGMYRFGALRRALPGVTEKVLAAQLRELEAAGIVHREEYGEVPPRVEYSLTARGVALNEALVPLGAWGKAHVLNVSPAPGQVGEDDHVALVPGTA from the coding sequence ATGGGGACGGCACGGCGGCCGGGGGCGTACCACTGCGGGGTCGACGCGGCGATGGACGTGATCGGCGGGAAGTGGAAGGTACTGATCCTGTGGGCCCTCGGCGAGGGCATGTACCGCTTCGGCGCACTGCGCCGCGCGCTGCCGGGCGTCACCGAGAAGGTGCTCGCCGCGCAGCTGCGGGAGCTGGAGGCCGCCGGCATCGTGCACCGCGAGGAGTACGGCGAGGTGCCGCCCCGCGTGGAGTACTCGCTGACCGCCCGGGGCGTCGCCCTCAACGAGGCGCTGGTGCCGCTCGGCGCGTGGGGGAAGGCGCACGTGCTGAACGTGTCACCGGCTCCCGGTCAGGTGGGCGAAGACGACCACGTTGCCCTGGTACCCGGTACTGCGTGA
- a CDS encoding class F sortase has product MRRVKDTAIAAVTAVALCSGGWLLLGGSRPDAPPQPSAAQSGTTGRAGHADRGAAAPALPPSPPDRVRIPAIGVDAPLTGLGLTGTGSLDVPPAEKKNLAGWYEAGTTPGETGTAIVAGHVDNAEGPAVFYRLGALEKGSAIEIDRRDGGVAVFTVDAVEVYAADAFPDEKVYGAADRPELRVITCGGPYSRSTGYQGNVVVFAHLTGSR; this is encoded by the coding sequence ATGCGCAGGGTCAAGGACACCGCGATAGCGGCCGTCACCGCGGTCGCCCTCTGCTCGGGCGGATGGCTACTGCTGGGCGGCTCCCGTCCCGACGCCCCGCCGCAACCGTCGGCCGCGCAGTCCGGCACCACCGGCCGGGCCGGGCACGCCGACCGGGGCGCCGCCGCTCCGGCGCTGCCGCCCTCCCCGCCGGACCGGGTCCGCATCCCGGCGATCGGCGTGGACGCGCCGCTGACCGGCCTGGGCCTGACCGGGACGGGCAGCCTGGACGTGCCGCCCGCCGAGAAGAAGAACCTCGCCGGCTGGTACGAGGCCGGCACCACCCCCGGCGAGACGGGCACCGCGATCGTCGCCGGGCACGTCGACAACGCGGAGGGCCCCGCCGTCTTCTACCGCCTCGGTGCCCTGGAGAAGGGCTCGGCGATCGAGATCGACCGGCGCGACGGCGGCGTCGCCGTGTTCACGGTGGACGCGGTGGAGGTCTACGCCGCCGACGCCTTCCCCGACGAGAAGGTCTACGGCGCCGCCGACCGCCCCGAACTGCGGGTCATCACCTGCGGCGGCCCCTACTCACGCAGTACCGGGTACCAGGGCAACGTGGTCGTCTTCGCCCACCTGACCGGGAGCCGGTGA
- a CDS encoding NADPH-dependent FMN reductase has product MSATNPMSATTAVSTTTAPLRVTLLVGSNRHGRFGPVVADWLLDHLRAHDDLVPEVVDVAGTDLPTTLAPTPEATAALAEITPKLADADAFVVLTPEYNHSFPAGLKNVIDWHFTEWRAKPVGLVSYGGLAGGLRAAEHLRQVFAELHAVTVRDTVSFHNAGASFDGEGRLRDPSGPDAAAKTMLDQLVWWGHALREAKEKRPYDGA; this is encoded by the coding sequence ATGAGCGCCACGAACCCCATGAGCGCCACGACCGCCGTGAGCACGACGACCGCGCCGCTCCGCGTCACCCTGCTCGTCGGCAGCAACCGCCACGGCCGCTTCGGCCCCGTCGTCGCCGACTGGCTCCTGGACCACCTCCGGGCCCACGACGACCTGGTCCCCGAGGTGGTGGACGTCGCCGGGACCGACCTGCCCACCACCCTCGCCCCGACCCCGGAAGCGACCGCCGCGCTGGCGGAGATCACCCCGAAACTGGCGGACGCCGACGCGTTCGTCGTGCTGACCCCCGAGTACAACCACTCGTTCCCGGCGGGTCTGAAGAACGTCATCGACTGGCACTTCACCGAGTGGCGGGCCAAGCCCGTCGGCCTGGTCTCCTACGGCGGCCTGGCCGGCGGCCTGCGGGCCGCGGAGCACCTGCGTCAGGTCTTCGCCGAACTGCACGCCGTCACCGTCCGGGACACCGTCTCCTTCCACAACGCGGGCGCGTCCTTCGACGGCGAGGGCAGGCTCAGGGACCCGTCCGGTCCGGACGCGGCGGCCAAGACGATGCTCGACCAACTGGTGTGGTGGGGACACGCCCTGCGGGAGGCGAAGGAGAAGCGGCCCTACGACGGCGCGTGA
- a CDS encoding SDR family oxidoreductase, producing MAVTENVSENRELAGKRALVTGGTRGIGAAIVRRLLEAGAEVITTARSATGPAPEGARFVQADVRTLAEAEALAGAAREALGGVDILVHNAGGARPHKDGLVIPDEEWLDTLNLNLLASVRLNSLLVPGMRERRSGAIVHISSAAVAPPAPPFLHYQAAKAALDNYSAGLAATLAPSGVRVNTVSPGRTSTPGGEETREHWASLDAGPAPSGTAPLGRDGLPDDIAHAVLFLVSDRAGWVTGTSLAVDGGEYPRG from the coding sequence ATGGCCGTGACGGAAAACGTGTCGGAGAACAGGGAACTCGCGGGAAAGCGGGCCCTGGTCACCGGCGGCACGCGCGGAATCGGAGCGGCGATCGTCCGCCGGCTCCTGGAGGCCGGCGCCGAGGTGATCACGACCGCCAGGTCGGCGACGGGTCCGGCGCCGGAGGGTGCGCGCTTCGTGCAGGCGGACGTGCGGACCCTGGCCGAGGCCGAGGCGCTCGCCGGGGCCGCGCGCGAGGCGCTCGGCGGGGTGGACATCCTGGTCCACAACGCGGGCGGGGCGCGGCCCCACAAGGACGGTCTGGTCATCCCCGACGAGGAGTGGCTGGACACGCTGAACCTGAACCTCCTCGCGTCGGTCCGGCTGAACTCCCTGCTGGTACCGGGCATGCGGGAGCGGCGCTCGGGGGCGATCGTGCACATCTCCTCCGCCGCGGTCGCGCCCCCGGCACCCCCGTTCCTGCACTACCAGGCGGCGAAGGCGGCGCTGGACAACTACAGCGCCGGACTGGCCGCGACGCTGGCCCCCTCCGGCGTCCGGGTCAACACCGTCAGCCCCGGCCGGACCTCCACCCCCGGCGGGGAGGAGACCCGGGAGCACTGGGCGAGCCTCGACGCCGGTCCGGCCCCGAGCGGCACCGCCCCGCTGGGGCGCGACGGGCTGCCCGACGACATCGCCCACGCGGTGCTGTTCCTCGTGTCCGACCGGGCGGGCTGGGTGACCGGGACCAGCCTCGCCGTGGACGGCGGGGAATATCCCAGGGGCTGA
- a CDS encoding SDR family oxidoreductase has protein sequence MGMYSNRNAVITGGGSGMGFAMAELLVAGGARVVITGRSQATLDAARERLGENAVAVRGDVASLPDLDALTDRVKAELGTVDALFVNAGIATLTPLDSTTEEAYDELFDINVKGAWFTVQKLAPLLNTGAGVVLTTSVANVIGMADTSVYAAGKAALRSMARSFSRELLPRGIRVNAVSPGPVDTGALDAAMTAEEAERFKAERVADNPMRRFGTPEEIARAAAFLAFDATYTTGAELAVDGGATQL, from the coding sequence ATGGGAATGTACAGCAACAGGAATGCCGTGATCACGGGTGGCGGCAGTGGAATGGGTTTCGCGATGGCGGAGCTGCTGGTGGCCGGCGGGGCCCGGGTGGTGATCACCGGCCGTTCGCAGGCCACGCTCGACGCCGCCCGGGAGCGGCTCGGCGAGAACGCGGTGGCCGTCCGGGGCGACGTGGCCTCACTGCCGGACCTGGACGCCCTCACCGACCGGGTGAAGGCCGAGCTGGGCACGGTCGACGCCCTGTTCGTCAACGCGGGCATCGCGACCCTCACGCCGCTCGACTCGACGACCGAGGAGGCGTACGACGAGCTGTTCGACATCAACGTCAAGGGCGCCTGGTTCACCGTGCAGAAGCTCGCCCCGCTGCTGAACACGGGCGCCGGCGTCGTCCTCACCACCTCGGTCGCCAATGTCATCGGCATGGCGGACACCAGCGTCTACGCGGCCGGGAAGGCGGCGCTGCGCTCGATGGCCCGCAGCTTCTCCCGCGAGCTGCTGCCCCGCGGCATCCGGGTCAACGCGGTCAGCCCGGGGCCCGTCGACACGGGAGCCCTGGACGCGGCGATGACCGCCGAGGAGGCCGAGCGGTTCAAGGCGGAACGGGTCGCGGACAACCCCATGCGGCGCTTCGGCACTCCCGAGGAGATCGCCCGGGCCGCCGCCTTCCTCGCCTTCGACGCCACCTACACGACCGGCGCCGAGCTGGCCGTGGACGGCGGCGCCACCCAGCTCTGA
- a CDS encoding LysR family transcriptional regulator, whose protein sequence is MSLRQFEYALAVAEEGSVTAAAEALRVAQPSVSQQIRGLERDLGVELFSRTPTGLVPTVAGRAFLRDAEIAVNAARRARATARAGSEELAGELVVAVQMGLGTRQLPGALSALRRRFPRLEVTVFEEPNPTELERLARGGVLDLAIMAGPCEEGLYDGHHLGDEEFVVVLAAGHPQLAADRVALRDLEQEPWVRFDPASALDGVLVEVLRENGLAPTTVARVSQTATAVRWAAHGLGVTFVPASAVPPGHEHLVRPVSPAVSQPVVAAVRPGAGPAETALLEFLRQETWYRFAQSWVAPPSTASSAPVV, encoded by the coding sequence ATGAGCCTGAGGCAGTTCGAGTACGCCCTGGCCGTCGCCGAGGAGGGCTCGGTGACGGCCGCGGCCGAGGCGCTGCGCGTCGCCCAGCCCTCGGTGTCCCAGCAGATCCGCGGCCTGGAGCGGGACCTCGGCGTGGAGCTGTTCTCCCGCACCCCGACCGGTCTGGTGCCCACCGTGGCCGGCCGCGCCTTCCTGCGGGACGCGGAGATCGCGGTGAACGCGGCGCGCCGGGCGCGGGCGACGGCGCGGGCCGGCTCCGAGGAGCTGGCCGGAGAGCTGGTGGTCGCGGTGCAGATGGGCCTGGGCACGCGGCAGCTGCCGGGCGCCCTGAGCGCGCTGCGCCGCCGCTTCCCGCGCCTTGAGGTCACCGTCTTCGAGGAGCCGAACCCGACCGAGCTGGAGCGGCTGGCCCGCGGCGGCGTGCTGGACCTCGCCATCATGGCCGGACCGTGCGAGGAGGGCCTGTACGACGGCCACCACCTCGGTGACGAGGAGTTCGTCGTGGTGCTGGCGGCCGGGCACCCGCAGCTCGCCGCGGACCGGGTCGCGCTGCGGGACCTGGAGCAGGAGCCGTGGGTGCGGTTCGACCCGGCCAGCGCGCTCGACGGCGTCCTGGTGGAGGTGCTCAGGGAGAACGGGCTGGCCCCGACCACCGTCGCCCGGGTCTCCCAGACGGCGACGGCCGTGCGCTGGGCGGCCCACGGCCTCGGGGTGACCTTCGTCCCGGCCTCCGCGGTGCCCCCCGGCCACGAGCACCTGGTGCGCCCGGTGTCCCCGGCCGTGTCCCAGCCCGTGGTCGCCGCGGTCCGGCCCGGCGCGGGCCCGGCGGAGACGGCGCTGCTGGAGTTCCTGCGCCAGGAGACCTGGTACCGGTTCGCTCAGAGCTGGGTGGCGCCGCCGTCCACGGCCAGCTCGGCGCCGGTCGTGTAG
- a CDS encoding M4 family metallopeptidase, with translation MSRIRHVRGSRLALAGTAATTATLLIAALAPGAAATGRPTPATALDHAAAALSEHATALGLTDDQDTEVRDVIVDEDGTQHVRYDRTYRELPVLGGDFVVHLAPDGDFRGADRATDTPLSLSTVTPKLSAPKAADLASNALRAANPGELLKKLTARPELVVDALHGTPRLAWRTDAAALDHLGNPVARTVLTDAGTGARIDAWDTVESASGDGKSLYGGTVPLETTSSGASYRLEDPTRGGTYTGDAENRTDLCFLTICLVRAPATPFTDADNHWGTGAADDRASAAVDAQYGTDATWDYYEDVHGRRGIAGDGKGSYNRVHYGTRYNNAFWDDGCFCMTYGDGDGTTFGPLVSLDVAAHEMSHGVTSKTAALAYSGESGGLNEATSDVFGTLVEWHADNSADPGDYRIGEKVVRDGFGRDALRYLDRPSRDGSSADCWSTAVGDMDVHYSSGVANHFAYLLAEGSGARTVGGVAYDSPTCDGSTVSGIGRDKLGDIWYRALTVYMTSSTDYAGARAATLSAAGDLYGTDSAEYAAVGAAWSAVNVG, from the coding sequence ATGAGCCGAATACGGCACGTCAGAGGTTCCCGTCTCGCCCTGGCCGGTACCGCCGCCACCACCGCGACCCTGCTGATCGCCGCCCTCGCCCCCGGCGCCGCGGCCACCGGCCGCCCGACCCCGGCCACGGCCCTCGACCACGCCGCGGCCGCCCTGTCGGAGCACGCCACCGCCCTGGGCCTGACGGACGACCAGGACACCGAGGTCCGCGACGTCATCGTCGACGAGGACGGTACCCAGCACGTCCGCTACGACCGGACCTACCGCGAACTCCCCGTCCTGGGCGGTGACTTCGTCGTCCACCTCGCCCCCGACGGCGACTTCCGCGGCGCCGACCGCGCGACGGACACCCCGCTCTCCCTGTCCACCGTCACGCCGAAGCTGTCGGCACCGAAGGCCGCCGACCTGGCCTCGAACGCGTTGCGCGCGGCCAATCCGGGCGAGCTGCTGAAGAAGCTCACCGCCCGGCCCGAGCTGGTCGTCGACGCCCTGCACGGCACCCCGAGGCTGGCCTGGCGCACCGACGCGGCGGCGCTGGACCACCTCGGCAACCCGGTCGCGCGCACCGTGCTGACCGACGCGGGCACGGGCGCCCGCATCGACGCCTGGGACACCGTCGAGTCGGCGTCCGGCGACGGGAAGTCGCTGTACGGGGGCACGGTGCCGCTGGAGACGACGTCGTCCGGGGCGTCGTACCGGCTCGAGGACCCGACCCGTGGCGGCACGTACACGGGCGACGCGGAGAACCGGACCGACCTGTGCTTCCTCACCATCTGCCTGGTGCGGGCGCCCGCGACGCCGTTCACCGACGCCGACAACCACTGGGGCACGGGGGCCGCGGACGACCGCGCCTCGGCCGCGGTGGACGCGCAGTACGGCACGGACGCCACCTGGGACTACTACGAGGACGTCCACGGGCGCCGCGGCATCGCGGGTGACGGCAAGGGCTCGTACAACCGCGTGCACTACGGCACCCGGTACAACAACGCCTTCTGGGACGACGGCTGCTTCTGCATGACGTACGGCGACGGTGACGGGACGACCTTCGGGCCGCTGGTCTCGCTGGACGTCGCCGCGCACGAGATGTCGCACGGGGTGACGTCGAAGACGGCGGCGCTGGCGTACTCGGGCGAGTCCGGCGGCCTGAACGAGGCGACCTCGGACGTCTTCGGCACGCTCGTGGAATGGCACGCGGACAATTCCGCCGACCCCGGGGACTACAGAATCGGCGAGAAGGTCGTCCGGGACGGCTTCGGCCGGGACGCCCTGCGGTACCTGGACCGGCCGAGCCGGGACGGCAGCTCGGCCGACTGCTGGAGCACCGCGGTGGGCGACATGGACGTCCACTACTCCTCCGGCGTCGCCAACCACTTCGCCTACCTGCTGGCCGAGGGCAGCGGCGCGCGGACCGTGGGCGGTGTGGCGTACGACTCCCCGACCTGCGACGGCTCCACGGTCTCGGGGATCGGCCGGGACAAGCTCGGCGACATCTGGTACCGGGCGCTGACCGTCTACATGACCTCGTCCACCGACTACGCGGGGGCCCGCGCCGCCACCCTGAGCGCGGCCGGTGACCTGTACGGCACCGACAGCGCCGAGTACGCCGCGGTGGGCGCGGCGTGGAGCGCGGTGAACGTGGGCTGA